Proteins found in one Pseudomonadota bacterium genomic segment:
- a CDS encoding formylglycine-generating enzyme family protein, with the protein MPIQISSKGITEAIQGLTLRPGTLKAKFIEAVYAYYLNEDSYPTDPIPTEILIARIWEIDSAEEIRAKRKNFSSTKSSLNKSLKELDKDGKNPEGITIGKDNLFTISDEKKDSLIKQIDVSSEATRSLLEMVSSFKKLFAEITEKQDNSAVKKLIKELENTQSVVQNLVDILPDDLGQTPSYPDGEEKETIHLRPTPGASVDGTAQGNIEDSEAGKTGGIDDIKSGPENPEKFLSSDASQHDAAAKVGDDDGIETIGAESEIGKPEAGVETPAGADELEETEFEEEEILEVDDETLARIQDIVADTDGIGPDNVGGFGAAGGDEGSGAAGGSAPGDTGHGFGAETEPGSGIPDAEETQRALDWLADEDVEIIEADDEILDETLDTPVEAIAEESVSLADEGTAGETTSTPSVTEGPDGSSLTDDIQEDYEEEIIEVDDETLEKIQDIVAEADGIGPDDAERLSADDGGEGPGAAGESSEESAGPGFWAGTEHDSGVTDTGETQGLPDWMAEEDMEIIEAEDEIQDEALKELTEEFEEIEEVEVAETGSAELEATEANGFEEILESEEIEDVSTDAMEESLAEDIETEDLEEVDEEEILEVDQETLEEIKRIKAALGSATGVAADGESADKPRLLEVLSEYMNPQEALADTPKTLNESHEEYIAQIMERFTPKFITIPEGRYSIGSKHPKANEQPKKTVLLKSFHLGQFPITNDLFELFVRDTGYETDAEQAGYGVVVEGKCRDTIDPESGRQLFTMTRSAMAQSMNGANWRHPDGPGSSIENRHNHPVVQVSRRDAMSFAAWAGKRLPTEEEWETGARGNDDRLFPWGNMWGADNGNFEGACHSGTTAVDHYGKKSASPFGIYDLLGNVFEWTSGEYRQDPASHIKPTAAVYILKGGSWATAGPVTIAARLLERGAYWSNTIGFRCAVSDRERS; encoded by the coding sequence ATGCCGATCCAGATCTCCTCCAAAGGAATTACCGAAGCCATACAGGGCCTTACTCTCCGGCCAGGAACCCTTAAGGCGAAATTCATTGAGGCGGTATACGCCTACTACCTGAATGAAGATTCATACCCCACCGACCCCATCCCCACCGAAATCCTTATCGCCCGCATCTGGGAAATCGATTCTGCAGAAGAAATCCGTGCCAAACGAAAAAATTTCAGCAGCACCAAGTCCTCGCTCAATAAATCTCTTAAAGAACTGGACAAAGATGGGAAAAACCCTGAAGGAATAACCATCGGCAAAGATAATCTCTTTACCATCTCCGATGAAAAAAAAGATTCATTAATCAAACAAATCGACGTCAGCTCAGAAGCGACCAGATCACTTCTGGAGATGGTTTCATCCTTTAAGAAACTGTTCGCTGAAATAACTGAAAAACAAGACAACAGTGCTGTAAAAAAACTGATCAAAGAACTTGAGAACACACAATCAGTTGTACAGAATCTTGTCGACATCCTCCCGGATGACCTTGGACAGACACCTTCCTACCCGGACGGAGAAGAAAAAGAGACTATACATTTGAGGCCCACACCCGGTGCATCAGTTGATGGAACGGCACAAGGCAATATTGAAGATTCTGAAGCCGGAAAAACCGGCGGTATCGATGATATAAAATCGGGTCCCGAAAACCCTGAAAAATTTCTGTCTTCCGATGCTTCACAACATGACGCTGCCGCTAAGGTCGGCGACGACGACGGAATTGAAACAATTGGCGCGGAAAGTGAAATTGGAAAGCCCGAAGCCGGAGTGGAAACCCCAGCAGGTGCTGATGAGCTCGAAGAGACTGAGTTCGAGGAAGAGGAAATCCTTGAAGTTGACGATGAAACACTTGCGAGAATTCAGGATATCGTGGCGGATACTGACGGGATCGGCCCGGATAATGTTGGAGGATTCGGTGCAGCTGGCGGGGATGAAGGTTCCGGGGCAGCAGGTGGATCAGCTCCCGGTGATACCGGCCACGGATTCGGGGCAGAAACTGAACCTGGTTCGGGTATTCCCGATGCGGAAGAGACCCAGCGTGCGCTCGACTGGTTGGCGGATGAAGACGTTGAGATCATTGAGGCGGACGATGAAATTCTTGATGAAACCCTGGACACGCCAGTAGAGGCAATTGCCGAAGAATCCGTCTCCCTGGCCGATGAGGGGACTGCCGGGGAGACGACATCCACTCCGTCCGTAACCGAAGGCCCTGATGGAAGCAGCCTGACCGATGATATCCAGGAGGACTATGAGGAGGAGATCATCGAGGTTGACGACGAAACCCTCGAGAAAATCCAGGACATCGTGGCCGAAGCCGATGGAATCGGCCCGGATGATGCTGAACGCCTCAGCGCGGATGACGGAGGGGAAGGGCCCGGCGCAGCAGGTGAATCATCTGAAGAATCTGCAGGTCCTGGGTTCTGGGCAGGAACTGAACATGATTCAGGTGTTACCGATACAGGAGAGACCCAGGGTCTGCCCGATTGGATGGCGGAAGAAGACATGGAAATCATCGAAGCAGAGGATGAAATCCAGGATGAAGCCCTGAAAGAACTGACTGAAGAATTCGAAGAAATTGAGGAAGTCGAAGTTGCAGAAACTGGATCTGCCGAACTCGAGGCAACCGAAGCAAACGGGTTCGAGGAAATTCTAGAGTCAGAAGAAATCGAAGATGTCTCGACTGATGCCATGGAGGAGAGCCTGGCTGAAGATATTGAAACCGAAGACCTTGAGGAGGTCGATGAAGAAGAAATTCTGGAAGTCGATCAGGAAACCCTTGAGGAAATCAAACGAATCAAAGCAGCTCTCGGTTCTGCCACCGGGGTTGCCGCAGACGGTGAATCGGCAGATAAACCACGGCTTCTTGAAGTTTTATCGGAATACATGAATCCCCAGGAAGCCCTGGCAGACACACCAAAAACCCTCAATGAATCCCATGAAGAATATATTGCGCAAATCATGGAACGATTCACCCCGAAATTCATCACAATCCCTGAAGGGCGATATAGCATCGGCAGTAAGCACCCAAAAGCAAATGAGCAGCCCAAGAAGACCGTTCTGCTCAAAAGTTTTCATCTCGGCCAGTTTCCCATCACCAATGATCTTTTTGAACTATTCGTGCGTGATACCGGCTATGAGACCGACGCCGAACAGGCGGGCTATGGGGTTGTTGTCGAAGGAAAATGCCGCGACACCATTGACCCGGAATCAGGCAGGCAGCTGTTTACCATGACCAGGAGCGCCATGGCGCAAAGTATGAACGGCGCCAACTGGCGGCACCCGGACGGCCCGGGCAGTTCAATTGAGAATCGGCATAATCATCCCGTAGTCCAGGTGAGCCGCAGGGATGCCATGTCGTTTGCAGCATGGGCAGGGAAACGCCTGCCTACAGAAGAAGAGTGGGAGACAGGTGCACGTGGCAATGACGATCGCCTTTTCCCCTGGGGCAATATGTGGGGCGCTGATAATGGAAATTTTGAAGGGGCCTGCCACAGCGGCACGACTGCCGTGGATCACTACGGAAAAAAATCAGCAAGCCCTTTCGGGATTTATGATCTGCTGGGCAATGTGTTTGAGTGGACTTCCGGGGAATATCGGCAAGACCCGGCAAGCCATATCAAACCGACGGCTGCCGTTTATATCCTCAAGGGCGGCTCCTGGGCCACGGCCGGGCCGGTTACCATCGCCGCCCGTCTCCTGGAAAGAGGTGCTTACTGGTCCAACACCATTGGCTTCAGGTGCGCGGTAAGTGACCGGGAACGATCGTAA
- the aroB gene encoding 3-dehydroquinate synthase, producing the protein MKQIQVGLGERVYPIIIQEGLLENIAEDLRDRNFGKRYIVIADQYVAELYADKLLGSLRDNGLPVDLVTFPRGEGSKNLQTIAALSSRLAQLGVDRKDALIALGGGVTGDITGFLAAIYMRGIPFVQVPTTLLAQVDSSVGGKTGVDIPEGKNLVGCFYQPRAVYIDSSVLKTLPRSELLNGLAEVIKYSVIRDKEFFEFLAVNREGILRLDLQILEEVILKCCTIKAQVVEADERESDLRRILNFGHTLGHAVEGASDYSIDHGLGVAIGMVAVCEIAVEKGLLSKDDAGQVRKLIADFGLAVTIPALLDRKRIKGYLKTDKKAVSGRPFFVLPTEIGKVIISDDVSEDQIDAVL; encoded by the coding sequence ATGAAGCAGATACAGGTCGGCCTCGGAGAGCGGGTTTACCCGATAATTATACAAGAAGGATTGCTGGAGAATATCGCCGAGGATTTACGGGATCGGAACTTTGGCAAGCGATATATTGTGATTGCGGACCAGTATGTGGCGGAATTGTATGCCGACAAATTACTTGGGTCCTTGCGGGATAATGGCCTGCCGGTTGATTTGGTGACCTTCCCCCGTGGCGAGGGCAGTAAGAACCTGCAAACAATCGCGGCACTTTCCAGCCGGCTGGCCCAGCTTGGCGTTGATCGGAAAGACGCGCTCATTGCCCTTGGCGGCGGAGTTACCGGGGACATTACCGGATTTCTGGCGGCGATTTATATGCGCGGCATCCCCTTTGTCCAGGTGCCCACAACTCTACTTGCCCAGGTGGACAGTTCCGTTGGCGGCAAAACCGGGGTGGATATCCCGGAAGGCAAAAATCTTGTGGGCTGTTTTTATCAGCCTCGCGCCGTCTACATCGACAGCAGCGTGCTGAAGACGCTTCCGCGGTCCGAGCTGTTAAACGGTCTTGCCGAGGTTATCAAGTACAGCGTTATCCGGGATAAGGAATTTTTTGAGTTTCTTGCCGTAAACCGCGAAGGGATTCTGCGCCTTGATCTGCAGATTCTTGAAGAGGTCATTTTGAAATGCTGTACCATCAAGGCCCAGGTTGTCGAGGCGGATGAAAGGGAATCCGACCTGCGGCGCATACTTAATTTCGGTCACACGCTGGGACATGCGGTGGAAGGCGCCTCGGATTATTCCATTGATCATGGTCTTGGGGTAGCCATCGGCATGGTTGCGGTCTGTGAAATTGCCGTGGAAAAGGGCCTGCTTTCCAAAGACGATGCAGGGCAGGTAAGAAAGCTCATTGCCGACTTCGGCCTGGCGGTAACAATTCCTGCGCTGCTTGATCGAAAGCGTATCAAGGGGTATCTGAAAACCGATAAAAAAGCGGTCTCCGGCAGGCCTTTTTTTGTGCTGCCCACGGAGATCGGCAAAGTGATAATCTCTGATGATGTTTCTGAAGACCAGATTGATGCGGTGCTTTAG
- the sat gene encoding sulfate adenylyltransferase, translated as MSKLVAPHGGKGLVCCKLHGSALTAEQEKAKGLKKIKISARAKGDVIMMGIGGFSPLDGFMKKADWKSVCENFTLADGTFWPLPITLDVSTADADGIKVGDEIALENAGVIYATMKVSEKAVMTEADKKWECEKVFKGQGEESADDKFWKIAMEDHPGVQMVMAQKEVNLAGKVKVLSEGEYPVEYKGVYLTPAETRAMFEERGWSDVAALQLRNPMHRSHEFLAKIAIEVCDGVLIHSLIGNLKKGDIPADVRVKAIDCLVENYFVKDNVIQGGYPLDMRYAGPREALLHATFRQNYGITKMIIGRDHAGVGDFYGLFEAQTIFDTIPTPADPGKALQCMPLKIDWTFYCHKCDGMASLRTCCHGKEDRVILSGTKLRKALSEGTVVVDHFGREEVLVILRKYYAGLTEKVAVKMQGAASGDVMK; from the coding sequence ATGTCAAAATTAGTAGCTCCACATGGTGGAAAAGGTTTGGTATGTTGCAAGCTTCATGGCAGCGCGTTGACAGCAGAGCAGGAAAAAGCTAAGGGTCTTAAGAAAATTAAGATCAGCGCCCGCGCCAAAGGCGACGTAATCATGATGGGAATCGGCGGGTTCAGCCCCCTTGATGGTTTCATGAAGAAAGCTGATTGGAAAAGCGTTTGTGAGAATTTCACCCTGGCTGACGGCACCTTCTGGCCCCTGCCCATCACCCTGGATGTTTCCACCGCTGATGCTGATGGAATCAAGGTTGGTGACGAGATTGCTCTGGAAAACGCCGGTGTCATTTACGCCACCATGAAGGTCAGCGAGAAAGCGGTAATGACCGAAGCTGACAAAAAATGGGAATGTGAAAAAGTATTCAAAGGCCAGGGCGAAGAGTCTGCCGATGATAAATTCTGGAAAATCGCCATGGAAGATCATCCGGGCGTGCAGATGGTTATGGCCCAGAAAGAAGTCAATCTGGCCGGTAAGGTCAAGGTTCTTTCCGAGGGCGAGTATCCCGTCGAGTACAAGGGTGTTTACCTTACTCCGGCAGAGACCCGCGCCATGTTCGAAGAACGCGGCTGGTCTGACGTTGCTGCTCTTCAGCTCCGTAACCCCATGCACCGGTCCCATGAGTTCCTTGCCAAGATCGCCATTGAGGTATGTGACGGCGTTCTGATTCACTCACTGATCGGCAATCTGAAGAAGGGTGATATTCCTGCAGACGTTCGCGTAAAAGCCATCGATTGTCTGGTTGAGAACTACTTTGTAAAAGACAACGTCATTCAGGGCGGTTATCCGCTGGATATGCGTTACGCCGGTCCCCGTGAAGCACTGCTTCATGCCACCTTCCGTCAGAACTACGGTATCACCAAAATGATCATCGGTCGTGACCATGCCGGTGTTGGCGACTTCTACGGCTTGTTTGAAGCGCAGACCATCTTCGACACGATCCCGACTCCTGCCGACCCAGGCAAGGCACTGCAGTGCATGCCGCTGAAGATCGACTGGACCTTCTACTGCCACAAGTGTGACGGTATGGCTTCCCTTAGAACCTGTTGCCACGGTAAAGAAGATCGCGTTATTCTTTCCGGAACCAAACTGCGTAAGGCCCTTTCCGAAGGTACCGTGGTTGTTGATCACTTCGGTCGAGAGGAAGTTCTGGTTATTCTCCGCAAGTACTATGCCGGTCTCACCGAGAAAGTTGCAGTCAAGATGCAGGGCGCAGCTTCCGGTGATGTAATGAAGTAA
- a CDS encoding flagellar protein FlaG has protein sequence MVDINMNTEAKIFGMPTAPAVEMENRSKPQILPIRESSDSSKAELDEKALRGKKDEPRKKSLSEEQASEIIDEVQQRLESMGTRLNLVLLKEPESVVVQVTDRKSGELIRQFPSEELLNLRAKLDDLLGLLLETEV, from the coding sequence ATGGTTGATATTAACATGAATACCGAGGCCAAAATTTTTGGCATGCCGACGGCTCCTGCCGTGGAGATGGAAAACAGATCTAAGCCGCAAATCCTGCCGATTAGGGAAAGCAGCGATTCAAGCAAGGCTGAACTGGACGAAAAGGCACTTCGTGGAAAAAAAGATGAGCCGCGCAAGAAAAGTCTGTCGGAAGAACAGGCGTCGGAGATCATTGATGAAGTTCAGCAGCGTCTTGAATCCATGGGAACGCGATTGAATCTGGTTCTCCTCAAGGAACCTGAAAGTGTAGTGGTTCAGGTCACGGACCGGAAAAGTGGAGAATTGATCCGCCAGTTCCCTTCAGAAGAGTTGCTGAATTTAAGGGCAAAACTGGATGATCTGCTTGGGCTTTTGTTGGAAACAGAGGTCTGA
- the fliS gene encoding flagellar export chaperone FliS — protein MVAAHAQQVYRQTAAVNTGIDPVKLIHLMYERLLVHFRLVEEGIESKNPQKRGENLGKAIAIVTELLASINSEDDSDAAEFLRGLYGAILTELPKVSLGNDIGILHQATRYVERLKEIWEQTAMQEKKSAAEKNVAYDQSVTAGNISDRKNKPVSQGKDGKKTGLSVAI, from the coding sequence ATGGTTGCAGCACACGCTCAACAGGTGTATCGGCAGACAGCGGCAGTTAATACAGGTATTGATCCGGTCAAACTTATCCATCTGATGTATGAGCGTCTTCTGGTTCATTTCAGGTTGGTGGAAGAAGGGATTGAGTCGAAGAATCCCCAGAAAAGGGGGGAAAATCTTGGCAAGGCCATAGCTATAGTTACTGAGTTGCTTGCATCGATTAATTCTGAGGATGATTCTGACGCGGCGGAGTTTCTCCGGGGCCTGTATGGAGCAATCCTTACAGAGCTTCCGAAGGTGTCTCTGGGGAATGACATCGGTATCCTGCACCAGGCCACCAGATATGTTGAAAGATTGAAAGAGATCTGGGAGCAGACGGCTATGCAGGAAAAGAAGTCTGCAGCAGAAAAGAATGTGGCGTATGATCAAAGCGTCACTGCTGGGAATATCTCAGACCGGAAAAACAAACCAGTGAGCCAGGGAAAGGACGGGAAAAAAACCGGCCTGTCCGTAGCAATATGA